The proteins below come from a single Calonectris borealis chromosome 33, bCalBor7.hap1.2, whole genome shotgun sequence genomic window:
- the ABCF1 gene encoding ATP-binding cassette sub-family F member 1 isoform X4 — MPKGARPATAKQEEWRGEGEGQDQPVKKGKKDRRGKKSFFEELAEEEKMAPAEAPTPPEKEAPPQQASRRKRDRRKERRRPGAEPEPEEVELIRRLQELAAAGSEEEEEEAPAPRKGGRRRKGGNVFAALSQEQSEEEEEEERRDEGSRPGKGRSTKEEEEGEKKKKSRKNEKSKGKRQQGKAPSEDEAEGSDEDVRPKGAKNKFAALCDEEEEEDEAEEPRKGSEPQEEEEEEEEAGRKAEPDARVSKKEKKKMKKQLEYERQVATIKAAAAAGENDFSVSQAELSSRQAMLENASDIKLEKFSISAHGKELYVNADLYIVAGRRYGLVGPNGKGKTTLLKHIANRALSIPPNIDVLLCEQEVVADDTPAVQAVLRADTKRLRLLEEEKRLQAMLEGGDDAAAERLEKVYEELRAIGAAAAEAKARRILAGLGFNPEMQNRATRKFSGGWRMRVSLARALFMEPTLLMLDEPTNHLDLNAVIWLNNYLQTWKKTLLVVSHDQGFLDDVCTDIIHLDAQRLFYYRGNYMTFKKMYQQKQKELLKQFEKQEKKLRDLKAGGKSTKQAEKQTKEALTRKQQKCRRRTAAEEAAEAPELLKRPREYTVRFTFPNPPPLSPPILGLHGVDFGYEGQELLFRNLDFGIDMESRVCIVGPNGVGKSTLLQLLTGQLTPTRGQMRRNHRLKVGFFNQQAAEQLRLEETAAEYLQRGFNLPHQDARKCLGRFGLEGHAHTLQIAKLSGGQKARVVFAELACREPDVLILDEPTNNLDIESIDALADAINEYRGAVIVVSHDARLITETGCQLWVVEEQGLSQIDGDFDDYKREVLEALGEVVIHRPRE, encoded by the exons ATGCCGAAGGGAGCGCGCCCGGCGACGGCCAAGCAGGAGGAATGGCGGGGGGAGGGCGAGGGGCAGG ACCAACCGGtaaagaagggcaagaaggaccGGCGAGGCAAGAAATCG TTCTTCGAGGAGctggcagaagaggagaaaatggcaCCCGCGGaggcccccacccccccagagaAGGAGGCGCCGCCCCAACAG GCCTCCCGGCGGAAGCGAGACCGGCGGAAagagcggcggcggccgggggcggagCCTGAGCCCGAGGAGGTGGAGCTTATCCGGCGCCTGCAGGAACTGGCGGCCGCCggcagcgaggaagaggaggaggaag CACCGGCCCCCaggaaaggggggaggaggaggaag GGCGGCAACGTCTTCGCGGCACTAAGCCAGGAGcagagcgaggaggaggaggaggaagagaggagggacGAAGGCTCGCGGCCCGGCAAGGGCAGAAGCACCAAG gaggaagaggagggtgagaagaagaagaagagccGCAAGAATGAGAAGAGCAAGGGGAAGCGGCAG CAGGGAAAAGCCCCCAGTGAGGACGAGGCCGAAGGCTCCGATGAGGACGTGCGGCCCAAAGGCGCAAAg aaCAAGTTCGCGGCTCTGTgcgacgaggaggaggaggaagatgaggccGAAGAGCCCCGGAAGGGCAGCGAGCCC caggaggaggaggaggaggaggaagaagccgGGAGGAAGGCCGAGCCCGACGCCCGCgtcagcaaaaaggagaagaagaagatgaagaagcag ctggagTACGAGCGGCAGGTCGCCACCATAaaggcagcggcggcggcgggggagaaCGACTTCTCGGTGTCGCAGGCCGAGCTCTCCTCCCGGCAGGCCATGCTGGAGAACGCCTCCGACATCAAG CTGGAGAAATTCAGCATCTCGGCCCACGGGAAGGAGCTCTACGTCAACGCCGACCTCTACATCGTAGCCGGGCGCCGCTACGGCCTCGTGGGACCCAAcgg GAAAGGCAAGACGACGCTGCTGAAGCACATCGCGAACCGGGCGCTGAGCATCCCCCCCAACATCGACGTCTTGCTGTGCGAACAAG AGGTGGTGGCGGACGACACGCCGGCGGTGCAGGCGGTGCTGCGCGCCGACACCAAACGACtccggctgctggaggaggagaaacGGCTGCAGGCGATGCTGGAGGGGGGCGACGACGCGGCCGCCGAGCGCCTGGAGAAG GTGTACGAGGAGCTGCGGGCCATCGGGGCGGCCGCTGCCGAGGCCAAGGCGCGGCGGATCCTGGCCGGTTTGGGTTTCAATCCCGAAATGCAGAACAGAGCTACCAGGAAATTCTCCGGTGGGTGGCGGATGAGGGTGTCCCTGGCCCG GGCCTTGTTTATGGAGCCGACGTTGTTGATGTTGGATGAACCCACCAACCACCTCGACCTCAACGCCGTCATCTGGCTCAACAA ttACCTGCAGACCTGGAAGAAGACGCTGCTGGTGGTGTCCCACGACCAAGGTTTCCTCGATGACGTCTGCACCGACATCATCCACCTCGACGCCCAACGCCTCTTCTACTACCGGGGCAACTACA TGACCTTCAAGAAGATGTaccagcagaagcagaaggagCTGCTCAAGCAGTTcgagaagcaggagaagaaacTCCGCGACCTCAAGGCCGGCGGCAAGTCCACCAAGCAGGCG GAAAAACAAACGAAGGAGGCGTTGACGAGGAAGCAGCAGAAATGCCGGCGACGGACGGCGGCGGAGGAAGCGGCCGAGGCCCCGGAGCTGCTGAAGCGACCCCGGGAATACACCGTGCGCTTCACCTTCCCCAAcccgccccccctcagcccccccatcCTCGGCCTCCACG GCGTCGACTTCGGCTAcgaggggcaggagctgctcttcCGCAACCTCGACTTCGGCATCGACATGGAGTCGCGGG tttgcaTCGTGGGCCCCAACGGCGTGGGGAAGAGcacgctgctgcagctcctcaccGGGCAGCTGACGCCG ACACGGGGGCAGATGCGGAGGAACCACCGGCTG aAAGTGGGCTTCTTCAACCAACAAGCGGCCGAGCAGCTGCGGCTGGAGGAGACGGCGGCCGAGTACCTGCAGCGCGGCTTCAACCTGCCCCACCAGGACGCCCGCAAGTGCCTGGGCCGCTTCGGGCTGGAGGGACACGCCCACACCCTCCAGATCGCCAAGCTCTCCG GGGGGCAGAAAGCCCGGGTGGTGTTTGCCGAGCTGGCCTGCCGCGAGCCCGACGTCCTCATCCTG gacgAACCCACCAACAACCTGGACATCGAATCCATCGACGCTTTGGCCGACGCCATCAACGAATACCGGGGAG CCGTCATCGTGGTGAGCCACGACGCCCGCCTGATCACGGAGACGGGCTGTCAGCTGTGGGTGGTGGAGGAGCAGGGCCTCAGCCAGATCGACGGCGACTTCGACGACTACAAGCGGGAGGTGCTGGAGGCGCTGGGGGAGGTCGTCATCCACCGCCCCCGCGAgtga
- the ABCF1 gene encoding ATP-binding cassette sub-family F member 1 isoform X2, with protein MPKGARPATAKQEEWRGEGEGQDQPVKKGKKDRRGKKSFFEELAEEEKMAPAEAPTPPEKEAPPQQASRRKRDRRKERRRPGAEPEPEEVELIRRLQELAAAGSEEEEEEAPAPRKGGRRRKGGNVFAALSQEQSEEEEEEERRDEGSRPGKGRSTKEEEEGEKKKKSRKNEKSKGKRQQGKAPSEDEAEGSDEDVRPKGAKNKFAALCDEEEEEDEAEEPRKGSEPEEEEEEEEAGRKAEPDARVSKKEKKKMKKQLEYERQVATIKAAAAAGENDFSVSQAELSSRQAMLENASDIKLEKFSISAHGKELYVNADLYIVAGRRYGLVGPNGKGKTTLLKHIANRALSIPPNIDVLLCEQEVVADDTPAVQAVLRADTKRLRLLEEEKRLQAMLEGGDDAAAERLEKVYEELRAIGAAAAEAKARRILAGLGFNPEMQNRATRKFSGGWRMRVSLARALFMEPTLLMLDEPTNHLDLNAVIWLNNYLQTWKKTLLVVSHDQGFLDDVCTDIIHLDAQRLFYYRGNYMTFKKMYQQKQKELLKQFEKQEKKLRDLKAGGKSTKQAEKQTKEALTRKQQKCRRRTAAEEAAEAPELLKRPREYTVRFTFPNPPPLSPPILGLHGVDFGYEGQELLFRNLDFGIDMESRVCIVGPNGVGKSTLLQLLTGQLTPTRGQMRRNHRLKVGFFNQQAAEQLRLEETAAEYLQRGFNLPHQDARKCLGRFGLEGHAHTLQIAKLSGRTHQQPGHRIHRRFGRRHQRIPGSRHRGEPRRPPDHGDGLSAVGGGGAGPQPDRRRLRRLQAGGAGGAGGGRHPPPPRVRGRRGGGRGGGAPSAPPPPANKEEWCTNGWRAPSFGAAVSRFQSERHQYVPE; from the exons ATGCCGAAGGGAGCGCGCCCGGCGACGGCCAAGCAGGAGGAATGGCGGGGGGAGGGCGAGGGGCAGG ACCAACCGGtaaagaagggcaagaaggaccGGCGAGGCAAGAAATCG TTCTTCGAGGAGctggcagaagaggagaaaatggcaCCCGCGGaggcccccacccccccagagaAGGAGGCGCCGCCCCAACAG GCCTCCCGGCGGAAGCGAGACCGGCGGAAagagcggcggcggccgggggcggagCCTGAGCCCGAGGAGGTGGAGCTTATCCGGCGCCTGCAGGAACTGGCGGCCGCCggcagcgaggaagaggaggaggaag CACCGGCCCCCaggaaaggggggaggaggaggaag GGCGGCAACGTCTTCGCGGCACTAAGCCAGGAGcagagcgaggaggaggaggaggaagagaggagggacGAAGGCTCGCGGCCCGGCAAGGGCAGAAGCACCAAG gaggaagaggagggtgagaagaagaagaagagccGCAAGAATGAGAAGAGCAAGGGGAAGCGGCAG CAGGGAAAAGCCCCCAGTGAGGACGAGGCCGAAGGCTCCGATGAGGACGTGCGGCCCAAAGGCGCAAAg aaCAAGTTCGCGGCTCTGTgcgacgaggaggaggaggaagatgaggccGAAGAGCCCCGGAAGGGCAGCGAGCCC gaggaggaggaggaggaggaagaagccgGGAGGAAGGCCGAGCCCGACGCCCGCgtcagcaaaaaggagaagaagaagatgaagaagcag ctggagTACGAGCGGCAGGTCGCCACCATAaaggcagcggcggcggcgggggagaaCGACTTCTCGGTGTCGCAGGCCGAGCTCTCCTCCCGGCAGGCCATGCTGGAGAACGCCTCCGACATCAAG CTGGAGAAATTCAGCATCTCGGCCCACGGGAAGGAGCTCTACGTCAACGCCGACCTCTACATCGTAGCCGGGCGCCGCTACGGCCTCGTGGGACCCAAcgg GAAAGGCAAGACGACGCTGCTGAAGCACATCGCGAACCGGGCGCTGAGCATCCCCCCCAACATCGACGTCTTGCTGTGCGAACAAG AGGTGGTGGCGGACGACACGCCGGCGGTGCAGGCGGTGCTGCGCGCCGACACCAAACGACtccggctgctggaggaggagaaacGGCTGCAGGCGATGCTGGAGGGGGGCGACGACGCGGCCGCCGAGCGCCTGGAGAAG GTGTACGAGGAGCTGCGGGCCATCGGGGCGGCCGCTGCCGAGGCCAAGGCGCGGCGGATCCTGGCCGGTTTGGGTTTCAATCCCGAAATGCAGAACAGAGCTACCAGGAAATTCTCCGGTGGGTGGCGGATGAGGGTGTCCCTGGCCCG GGCCTTGTTTATGGAGCCGACGTTGTTGATGTTGGATGAACCCACCAACCACCTCGACCTCAACGCCGTCATCTGGCTCAACAA ttACCTGCAGACCTGGAAGAAGACGCTGCTGGTGGTGTCCCACGACCAAGGTTTCCTCGATGACGTCTGCACCGACATCATCCACCTCGACGCCCAACGCCTCTTCTACTACCGGGGCAACTACA TGACCTTCAAGAAGATGTaccagcagaagcagaaggagCTGCTCAAGCAGTTcgagaagcaggagaagaaacTCCGCGACCTCAAGGCCGGCGGCAAGTCCACCAAGCAGGCG GAAAAACAAACGAAGGAGGCGTTGACGAGGAAGCAGCAGAAATGCCGGCGACGGACGGCGGCGGAGGAAGCGGCCGAGGCCCCGGAGCTGCTGAAGCGACCCCGGGAATACACCGTGCGCTTCACCTTCCCCAAcccgccccccctcagcccccccatcCTCGGCCTCCACG GCGTCGACTTCGGCTAcgaggggcaggagctgctcttcCGCAACCTCGACTTCGGCATCGACATGGAGTCGCGGG tttgcaTCGTGGGCCCCAACGGCGTGGGGAAGAGcacgctgctgcagctcctcaccGGGCAGCTGACGCCG ACACGGGGGCAGATGCGGAGGAACCACCGGCTG aAAGTGGGCTTCTTCAACCAACAAGCGGCCGAGCAGCTGCGGCTGGAGGAGACGGCGGCCGAGTACCTGCAGCGCGGCTTCAACCTGCCCCACCAGGACGCCCGCAAGTGCCTGGGCCGCTTCGGGCTGGAGGGACACGCCCACACCCTCCAGATCGCCAAGCTCTCCG gacgAACCCACCAACAACCTGGACATCGAATCCATCGACGCTTTGGCCGACGCCATCAACGAATACCGGGGAG CCGTCATCGTGGTGAGCCACGACGCCCGCCTGATCACGGAGACGGGCTGTCAGCTGTGGGTGGTGGAGGAGCAGGGCCTCAGCCAGATCGACGGCGACTTCGACGACTACAAGCGGGAGGTGCTGGAGGCGCTGGGGGAGGTCGTCATCCACCGCCCCCGCGAgtgagggggcggcgggggggtggcaggggcgggggggctccatctgcaccccctccccccgctaATAAAGAGGAATGGTGCACCAATGGCTGGAGAGCGCCTTCATTTGGGGCCGCCGTCAGTAGGTTTCAGAGTGAACGCCACCAGTACGTTCCAGAGTGA